Genomic DNA from Desulfonema ishimotonii:
GCATGGTTAAGGGAGGGATCCTCTCAATTTGTTGCCGAAAAGCGCCGGGAACGTATTTTGGCTTGACATAAGGGATGGGAATGTAATAGAGAATCAGACTCTTTGTTGAGATATAACTCACGCATGAAGTGTGCTGAAAAATCTGACTGACATGGGGCGAACAGGTTCGCCAAAAGATGACACCGGAACAGAGAATAAAACTGGCCATCCCGCTATCTTAGCGGCTCAAAACCAAGACCATGAAGGTCGGACCCCGAACAGGGACCGGTCTTTTTTATTTTTTACCCGGTAATGGTGATGAGGAGAAGAGGATGAAAATTACGTGGGGAAGAGGCTTTGTTTTATCTCTGTGGATGCTGACACTGCTGATCGGATCGGTATATGATAATTGTCCCGCACTGGCAGAGACGCAAAAGGCGGTGACGCTGGACGGTGTTACGGTGACGGCCACCAAAACCGAGGTGGACCCGGAGAGCGTCCCCTTTACGGCCCATACGGTGGACCGGGAAAACATCGAGGCCCAGCCCAGCCACTATATGAACAACATCGGCGAGCTGATCCGGGATGTGCCGGGCGTGCATGTGGGCCAGTATTATCCCTGGGGTCCCCCCTGGATACATCTGCGGGGCACCGGCTATTTCATAGGCCGCACCATCTATCTGATTGACGGCCTTCCCACCCATTCCTTCCTCTCAACGGCCATCCATCCCAACGATGTGGAACAGGTCGATGTGGTTCTGGGCCCCTCATCGGCCCTTTATGGCCCCAATGCCTCCGGCGGCGTGGTCAACACCATCACCCGCGAGGGCCGGGAGGGGATGGGGGCCAAAGCCGAAATCGCATACGGGTCCAACAACACGGTCCGGCCCCATGCCAGCGTGGGCGACAAGGTGGGGAACTGGGGGTATTATTTCTCCTATTCCGGCGACTACTCGGACGGCTTTAAAATGAAACCCGTGGACGGCATGATGGACCTGTACAACCTGGGCAAGAAACAGTATATCCGGACGGCATCCTGGGAGGATAACGAGTACGAGCATACCTACCTGGCCGGAAAGGTTTCCTGGAAAGGCGACAGCGGCACCCGGTTTTCCCTGGGCACCAACTACGCCCGGCGCTATCTTTACGGAGGCCAGAACAACAATATCCTCAACGACGACGGCGACCAGTATGTGACCACGGCCAAATTCGAGACCCCCCTCAGCACCTGGGGAAAGGTCAAACTCTCTGTGGGCCACCACTACGATGACCACCCCCAGCAGGACACTGCGGGCATCAAGGTCGTTGACGGCGTGCCGGTGCTGGATGATACCATCACCTATACCACCGACTGGACACGGGAGATCATACCGGTGGATCTCCAGACCGACCTGTACCTGGGCGAGCATAACGTGCTGACGGTCGGTGCCTTCTGGAGCAATGAAACCGAGAAAAAAGAACAGACATTGTGGGCAAACGGAAATACCAAATACAAATCCGAGCTGAATACCGAGCAGACCGCCCTCTATTTGCAGGACCAGATGTTTTTAATGGATGACCGGCTTTCCCTGCTGGCCGGGGTCCGGTATGACCACTGGGAATACTATGACATCTTCGATTCCGGCTCCACCAACCAGCGCCCGGACGATATTTCAAAGGACCACACCACCGTCCGGGGCGGTGCCCGATACCATTTCAACGACAATCTCTCCTTTCGGACATCGGTCGGCACAGCCTTCTGGCCGGGGCTGGCCAAATGGTTCTTTCAGAACATTACCACGGGGGCCAATCAGCGGGAGGCCAATCCCGGTCTGGACCCGGAAAAGACCGTTATGGGGGATCTGGGGATGGACCTGAATCTCCCCCAGTGGGGAACCTGCATCAATATTACCGGCTATTACGGTGAGATCGACGACATGGTTTCCTACAGCTATGATGAAAATCCCGATGTGCCGGGCGGTTCCATTGTCCGGTCCCGGAACCTGGGCGGGGCGGAAATTTACGGCCTTGAGCTTCAGTTGCGCCAGCAGCTCTCCCAGCATCTCTGGTTTCTGGGCTCTCTGACCCTGAACCACTCCCGGATCAAGGATGACCCGAAAAACGACGGCAACCAGCTCCGCAACGCGCCCGACTACTTCGGCAGCCTGGGCCTGCGCTATCTCAACCCCGAGCTGGTGAACGGCGAGGTGCTCTTCCGCTTCTCGGACGACCGGTTTTATGACGACAATAATACGGACCTGCCCTATTTCCACATGGAATCCTATGAGACGGTGGATGTCAAGATCTGGCGCGACTGGAAGCTGAGTCCCGAATGGGTGCTGACCACCAGCCTTTCTGCCGTAAACCTTACGGATGAGGAATATGCCACCGAGATCGTCTATGTCAATCCGGGCCGGTATGTGGAAGGGGCCGTGGGCGTAAAATACCTGTTCTGACCCGCTGACCTTCATTCCGGTTATCATCCTGCAAATCAAAACGCTGTCATTCCCGAAAACGGGGGAATGACAGCGTACCGGTTTCTTACCCGTCCGCCTGATCCTGACGGAACACCGGACACGCTATGTACCAGAAAGGAAGAATTTCTTAATGATCAACCGATATGCCGGAGCGGTTTCACTGGCGGCCTCTGTTTTTCTGATCACCTGCTTTGCTCTGTCCTGCGGAAACCCGGCCCTGGCCCATGACCGGCCAGAGTCGCCGGTTCTGACCATCGGCGTGGGACGGGATTTTTACGACGGGCCTGACAGCCGGGCCTTTCTCCACGGCTCCACCGGGACATGGGAGGGGCTGACCTATTTTGATAAGGAGATGCGGGCCGCTCCCTGGCTGGCGGAATCATGGGAACATGCGGATGACGGCAAGACCTGGATCTTCCGCCTCCGGAAAGGGGTCAGATTTCATGACGGAACCCCCATGACCAGCCGGGAGGTGACAGCCTCCCTCCGGCGGATCAGCTCCCACAGCAAATACGACCCGGCCGCCAACTACCGGCATGTCGTGTCCATAACGGCCCGGGGTCCGGGAACAATAGTCTTCCGGCTGGACCGTCCCGTGCCCTATTTCCCCAAGCTGCTGGCCTATTATTCCAGCCCGGTCATCCACCCCTCATGCTTTGACGAAGCAGGACGGCTGACCAAGCTCATTGCCACCGGGCCGTACAGGATAGAGAAGGTGAGGCCGGGCGAGGCGATCCGGCTGTCGGCCTTTGACGGCTACTGGGGCAAGAAACCGACCTACAGGCAGGTGGTTTTCAAGACCATACCGGATGCCCAGACCCGGCTCATGGCCCTGATGGCCGGGGAGATCGACGTCGTGGCGGACGTGGGCGGCATTTTGCCGGAACAGGCCGAAGAACTCCGCGCATATCCCGGTATTGTTCTGAAGCAGCAGGAGGTGGCCACCACCCATGTGATGGTCTTCAATTGCGGAAAGCCGCCTTTCCGCGACCGGGATTTCCGGCTCTGGTTCTGCGGAATGCTGGAGCGGGGGCAACTGGTGGATGCCTTTGCCGGGGGGGCGGGCGTGGTGGCCCGCGATCCCTATACCGGCCTTGCCCGCGACGTGGCCTTTGGCATGATCCGTCCTTCGGCCCATCCCAGGCCCGGACGGGTCCCGGAAGGCGAACTGGTCATCACCCTCCACGGCGGAGTGATTCAGCGCTGGCCTTACATGGAGATGGCCCAGATCGTTCAGGAAAAGCTCCGGGAACAGGGCATTGCCGCCCGCATAGAGATCCGGGAGGCCGGGGCCTACCATGAGGGCGTAAAAAAGGGGAATTTCAGTCTGGCCATTCAGCCGTATACGCTCATGACCGGGGACCCGGATTTTTTCTATACCTACTGGATCGCCTCGGATGCGCCGCGCAATACCGGATGGCATGATGCGGAGGCAGACCGGCTCATCCGGACGGCCCGGCATGAAATGGTTCCTGACCGCCGCCGGGATCTGTACCGTCGGCTGGAAGAGATATTCAGCCGGAATCTTCCGCTGCTGCCCCTTTACCATGACGTGAGCCTTTACGCGCACAGGAAGACGGTCGGGCAGTTTGAGATGGACCATCTGTTCAGGCCCCTGCTCACAGAGGCCAGACCCGCCGGAGAGTTGCCATGACCCCGGAGTCGGATGATATAATGGGATTTCCAGTGCGGATCGGCTCGTTCCCAGGCTCTGCCTGGGAATGCGATCCCGGAGGCTCCGCCTCCTGTTGCGAGGCAGAGCCTCGCGGTATGCATTACGAGGCGGAGCCTCGTAACGAGAACAAATTATGTCACCACAGGGCCTGAAAACACACAGGCTCATAAATTAATCACCGCAGGAATACACAATGGATATCAGCTCCCCTTCATTCTGGGAAAACACATGGCGGGAAACCGC
This window encodes:
- a CDS encoding ABC transporter substrate-binding protein; translation: MINRYAGAVSLAASVFLITCFALSCGNPALAHDRPESPVLTIGVGRDFYDGPDSRAFLHGSTGTWEGLTYFDKEMRAAPWLAESWEHADDGKTWIFRLRKGVRFHDGTPMTSREVTASLRRISSHSKYDPAANYRHVVSITARGPGTIVFRLDRPVPYFPKLLAYYSSPVIHPSCFDEAGRLTKLIATGPYRIEKVRPGEAIRLSAFDGYWGKKPTYRQVVFKTIPDAQTRLMALMAGEIDVVADVGGILPEQAEELRAYPGIVLKQQEVATTHVMVFNCGKPPFRDRDFRLWFCGMLERGQLVDAFAGGAGVVARDPYTGLARDVAFGMIRPSAHPRPGRVPEGELVITLHGGVIQRWPYMEMAQIVQEKLREQGIAARIEIREAGAYHEGVKKGNFSLAIQPYTLMTGDPDFFYTYWIASDAPRNTGWHDAEADRLIRTARHEMVPDRRRDLYRRLEEIFSRNLPLLPLYHDVSLYAHRKTVGQFEMDHLFRPLLTEARPAGELP
- a CDS encoding TonB-dependent receptor, whose amino-acid sequence is MKITWGRGFVLSLWMLTLLIGSVYDNCPALAETQKAVTLDGVTVTATKTEVDPESVPFTAHTVDRENIEAQPSHYMNNIGELIRDVPGVHVGQYYPWGPPWIHLRGTGYFIGRTIYLIDGLPTHSFLSTAIHPNDVEQVDVVLGPSSALYGPNASGGVVNTITREGREGMGAKAEIAYGSNNTVRPHASVGDKVGNWGYYFSYSGDYSDGFKMKPVDGMMDLYNLGKKQYIRTASWEDNEYEHTYLAGKVSWKGDSGTRFSLGTNYARRYLYGGQNNNILNDDGDQYVTTAKFETPLSTWGKVKLSVGHHYDDHPQQDTAGIKVVDGVPVLDDTITYTTDWTREIIPVDLQTDLYLGEHNVLTVGAFWSNETEKKEQTLWANGNTKYKSELNTEQTALYLQDQMFLMDDRLSLLAGVRYDHWEYYDIFDSGSTNQRPDDISKDHTTVRGGARYHFNDNLSFRTSVGTAFWPGLAKWFFQNITTGANQREANPGLDPEKTVMGDLGMDLNLPQWGTCINITGYYGEIDDMVSYSYDENPDVPGGSIVRSRNLGGAEIYGLELQLRQQLSQHLWFLGSLTLNHSRIKDDPKNDGNQLRNAPDYFGSLGLRYLNPELVNGEVLFRFSDDRFYDDNNTDLPYFHMESYETVDVKIWRDWKLSPEWVLTTSLSAVNLTDEEYATEIVYVNPGRYVEGAVGVKYLF